DNA sequence from the Mauremys mutica isolate MM-2020 ecotype Southern chromosome 9, ASM2049712v1, whole genome shotgun sequence genome:
GACcgggctcagccctgctccagccagggcccaGTCGGGGGCCATACCATGTGGCTCCCAGGGGCCACAGCTTGGCCCCAATCTGGCTCCTACACATtccaatggccccctccggtactccagtgggagctgcaagggcggtgcctgcagacagggcagtgtgcagagccacctggctgcgcctccacataggagccacagaagggacatgccactgcttccgggagctgcttgaggtaagcgcccctcagaccctgcaccccatagcctctccccacgccctaaccctctgccccagccctgatcctcctcccaccttccaaacccctcgatcccagcccagagtaccctcctccaccccaaacctctcatccccagccccaacccaaagTCCGCACCCCTAGCAAGAACCTgcaccccgtcctgcacccctgccctagccctgatccccctcctgccctctgaacctctTGGTCCCAGCcaagagcaccctcctacactccaaactcctcatccccagccccacctcagagcccgcaccctgctccagagtcctcaccccctcccacaccccaaccccaattttgtgaccgttcatggcccaccatacaatttctattccccgatgtggccctcaggccaaaaagtttgcccactcctgagtTAGACCTATAGcttgtgagcaagaaccagccagccaagcagtCGTTAGTTACGTTTTGCTGTGCTCGTAAGCATGCTGTGATGCCTGGTAGTTCACATAAACTGgcacagtccctgccttgaagattTTGTCTGTCTGATATTTGTATGGCCCTTATCGCCAGAGTATCTGAATTTTGCAGTTTCAGATGAGAGACAAACAACTGAGCTGGGGAGCACAGAGAGGGCTTGCGGTAATTAGCTACGTTCTTCTGAGGAGTGGCCCACGCACAACTTCACTGAACAATTATTTTTCTGtacagttttgtttaaaaatatctcTGACAAATGGGTAAAAATCTGTACGACTCGATTGACTCGCACCTTGTGGGCATTGTGGCACAAAAGAGCCTTAAGgatctgaagggggggggggaaagagggtggcTGAGGTAAACTAGCTGGAGGAGGGAATTCCCTATGGCAATGGAGGCAGGATGGCCTAATGGAAAAGGCACTAGAGTAAGATTtaggttcaattcctggttctggtctactgggtgatcttgggcaagttgtTCCTGCCccgtgcctcagcttccccaggtGTAAACTGAGGATAATGATACcgtctttgtaaagtgctttgagatctactggtgaaaagCACTATAGAAGAGGTAGGtattttattattactgttaGCAGGCTGTTTGCCTTGGCTGTATGGTCTTCGTGGCATGGGACCGGTTACCTGACTCCCACAGCATTATTTCTGCTCCCTGGGTAGGTGACTGAATAACAAACAGGGACTGCTGAATCACACAATTAATTCTGGTGATAATGACTTTTCATAGGAATAACCATTAGTATGCCATTGCCCAGAAGGCCTGGGATTTTCGGCCATGTCCCCAGATCCCCGGACCCTCACAAATCACCAGCGATCGACCCTAGGAGTTAGGCTGAGCTGGATCTGCCGCGTCAGCCCCAAACAGAGTTGTCAAACTAGTTACCCCACTCTACTGCCAAGAGTGAAAAAGGCTTTACCTTGCCACGTAGCACCCGAGCAATGGCTAGCATCCACCTGCAGGCAGGACAGCTCCTCAGCGTGTCTTCCAGGGAGAGCCCAGTGACAAAGGAAAGGAAGATAAATACCAAGGGAGGACCAGGTCCCTTGCACTCTATTCCTATGGCCCCACAGACAGTCCAGCCACCTTCATCCTTGCTGAAATAACACCCAGCTTCTCCATCAACTAGGCATTGCTCCTCAGCCCAGGGTGTGTCTTCTAACCTATGTCCGGGCAGCACCCAGCCAGCACAACAGGGGCCCAGCCTTGACTGGGACCCTCTAGGCAGTACCTCAGTTGAACCCAAGTCACTACCCtaggggctctgctcccagcccataTTCCCATCTCTGCTTCTAAAGGGCCAGCCACTGCCACTGGGTGACTCCCCAGCCCATTCGCCACATACCTCGCAGTAAGCTGTCCATTTCTATCAAAGTGAAAGCACAAGAGTGGGAGTAAGAGGATGGCTCCCCCTCTGCCTGGCTAATGTTTCTTCCTGTAGATATGACACTTTGGTCAAATGTGCTCTGACAAATGTGGGACGGCTGCAAAGTGTCAAACCCCAGAGCTCAGTGAGGCTGCGTGATGGGTCTATTGGCAGCACCAGGTTGGGTgcgggggaggagagaaaaggaGCCTCCAAGGGTTGTCTGGGCAGTGGTGGCTCATGAGATCTCTAAGCTAGGGCCCAAAGAGAAGGGGGTGGTCTTTTCTCCCTTCAGATAAGGGGGATGGAAGTGGCTGTGTGTGATTCTCTGATGCCCCCAACTGCATGTGTGCTTGGCCTGTCACATGTGCTATCCACCGGATGCTCCATGCTTGTGTCTGAATTTAGCATGCCGCTATGTAATGCATTCTGGGCTGTCTGGATGTACACCACAGGGAGGTGCTGGAAATCTAAACCCAAGCAACAACAGGGAGGGCACCCTGAGCTCACGGTTCCTATGCCTCCTCGCCCCACTCCTCTCAAGCAGTGGGGCCCTACAGATGGATCTGTGCATGTACATTGCACCCTGGGTCCCTGCCCGCTGGGAACAAATGAGATCTGTGCTTAATCTGTCATTgcttgggggagagaagagggggtCCCCAAGTTCTGAGGCTTCCTGGGGAATTCCCCTGGACCCCtacagtagagagagagagagatcagcccctccttcccccaaacttCCGCAATCCATGTCCATCTTTCTGTCCTCTCACTCCGCTTCCTTGCATCTGTCCATCCTACAGCAGgaaaatcccctcccccagcgctgtGGTGAAAAAGAATGGGAacactcccccgccccgccccccagctgtaTTCTCTCTGGCAGGGACCCTCTGCTGTTACTGTCTCTGATGTAAAGGGCAAAGAACAACCCCAGGTGTAAAAGTGTGTCCCAATGAGGCCACTATAGCTGAATGGGTAACTGCTGGTCATCAGTGTAGCcatggggaagaggagaggtTGAATGATAGCTGGAGCCTGGGACAGAGGAGCACTGTACAATAGTTAACACAGCAACTAAAGGGTTACTTCTTTTGTGGTATATGCAAAAGTAGGAATGTGGGGTCCATGTCAATGACTGGGTTCCTCTTGCCTAGTGGGGCCTGGGGGAAAAAGCAAAAGATGGTAGACCAGGATGCTGTTTTTAACTGTAGCTGAAATCAAGGGGAGCTGCAATGTggaatctggcccaatatattGTTTCAACTAATGTTCTACGCTGCATCTGTGTACAATTAGTGTGGAGACAGAGCTAAGCAGAAGAGCCGTTTCAAAGAGGCTGATCACAGAAAAATGTGGCAGCTGCTAAAATGCTGAGGCTGCTTTTTGGATTACGTGTTCCTGGCAATATAAGTTTGTTTCTAAGTTTAATAGATGCTAAGCTTTTGTTCAGGAACCCCAGAGGGATCCTGCAGCACACAGCTGCGCCAGTATCCTGTTTGTGATTTCTTTGACTGCCCCTCCTCCCTGATCATCTTGTCCCTGTGCTGAACGTGAGACACACGTGGCTGAGCTGAGCTACAGCCCTCAGCCCCCCTGAGAGGAACCTGCCCAGCTCACTCATCTGTGCCACTGTGGGGATTTGCATAGCACAGCCATCAAGGCTCTGCAGTCAAACATGCTGCTTTAActggagccaggtttgctctcaATGAGCGCTGGCGCCCTGGAAGCAACTGAAGATGCCCCcaagggcaggggcagagttCTCAAATGGACTCACTCGGGGATTCCTGCTCTGTTGGGGCTTGGCTCCTGGCACAAACACAAGGTTTGAGCACAGAGCaaaggcagagtggagctggactCCCTGGAGTGTAGcaggagatgggaggggttggagagcagggctggctgggttCACATTGGGGATTGGGGCTGGAGCGGGCAGGGTAGAGAGAGGCCCTGATTGCTCCTAGTTGCTCCGTTCCTATGCTCAGTGCTGCAACGGGGAAGGGGAAGGACCATGCCATATTCTGGGGTCATTTGGGGCCCTCTCTGGCCCCTggtgcaatttagagcagccttgggGATGCTCTAACTTATGTTAGGGCTGCCCAGGGCCCCCTAGAATTCATGAGAAGCAGATAATAATTGAAATGCAGcatcctgtgcccccccccccacatgtctCAGACATGCCAGGTCCTGGGTGGCGAGGGTCTGCATATAGCCACTCCGCCAGTTTAACCTTAGACAGGAGTAATTCCCACTGCCAGCCCCACTTCTGACCCCAACATGCTGTGGGATCCCCATTCAAGTGCCATGGCAGTAGTTTGCTGAGTCAGTCCAGGTGATGGAGCAGGCAAGGGATGGTCTGAAGGAACTCCTCAGCATGGGTgtaggggagggagtgggggttcttTAGCAAGGGATGGATTCAGAGATAAAACAGTGACGACACCTGAGTTCAGAGCTCTGAGAAGTCCGGGGTTAAGACAAGACATTTCAGGAGGCTGCTGTGCCTGGATCTCCTCACTCCCCAGCGGGGTTAAATTTTATGTCCTTAGCCTACCTAGTGCTCAGTCCTGGGAGCAACTATCTATGTCTCTGGCTGTGCAGTTTGATTTCACTTGACGGGGAGCAGCCACTTCAGGCTCGCAGCTTAACAAGAAGTTTTTACAAGAAACTATCTTTGCACTTCAGAGTCTTAACTGAGTGAAATAAAATTCAGTGACCAAAAAACTAAGGGGAAGGCGAACACGCTATCATCTTTGCCCTGTCAACCCGCAGCGATGCGCCCAGCCCTGAGGTACCGCCGCACCCAGCGACACGCCCAGCCCTGAGGTACTGCCGCACCCAGCGACGCGCCCAGCCCTGAGGTACTACCGCACCCAGCGACGCGCCCAGCCCTGAGGTACCTCCGCACCCAGAGACGCGCCCAGCCCTGAGGTACTGCCGCACCCAGCTCTGAGATACCGCCGCACCCAGCGACGCGCCCAGCCCTGAGGTACTGCCGCACCCAGAGACACGCCCAGCCCTGAGGTACCTCCGCACCCAGCGACACGCCCAGCCCTGAGGTACCGCCGCACCCAGCGACGCGCCCAGCCCTGAGGTACTGCCGCACCCAGAGACACGCCCAGCCCTGAGGTACCGCCGCACCCAGTGACGCGCCCAGCCCTGAGGTACCGCCGCACCCAGCGACGCGCCCAGCCCCGAGTTACTGCCGCACCCAGCTCTGAGGTACCGCCGCACCCAGCGACGTGCCCAGCCCCGAGTTACTGCCGCACCCAGCTCTGAGGTACCGCCGCACCCAGCGACGTGCCCAGCCCCGAGTTACTGCCGCACCCAGCTCTGAGGTACCGCCGCACCCAGCGACACGCCCAGCCCTGAGGTACCTCCGCACCCAGAGACGCGCCCAGCCCTGAGGTACCTCCGCACCCAGAGACGCGCCCAGCCCTGAGGTATGACTGCCTCCCCTCTGCTAGATCACAGCACTTTAGCACATTCCTTTAGCAAGGGAGCAGGATTTCATCATGTCTAGGCAGCAGAACACCTGGGACCCCACTCATCAAACCACAGTAGTGTTCAAATTGTGCTGAGACTCAACCGTGTGTCCTGTATCTTAGAAAGAAATCCCTCATTGAGAGCTGGAGCCCCTGCCCCCGCGCCCCACTCGCTAGCAGAAACAGGTGCCATTTTGGCATGATGGACAGAAGCGGCCACCCTTTCCTGTCCATCATTCAGCTcggccagctcccccctccccttgctggAGGAGCTCAGATGGACCTGGCCAGCCAGAGAAGAAGAAAGCCATTAGCCATACTAAACTGGATGCTGGCTTCCTCCTTCCCTGCAGCATGCTGCAGCCAGTTGGCTGGTACATCAGCAGGCCAGGCCTGCGCAGACGAGACGGACAAAGGGAGGGCAAAGTGGGAGGTGCAAGGCTGACAACTAGGGAAGGAGAGGCAGGAGGGAGAGACAGCCAGAGACAGGGGGTGCTGGAGACAAGAAACAAGGGGCACCCTTCCCCATATGGActctcccctgctgctcctccctcCTTGCTCtgcatctctcccttccaccctctGCCCTCCCGGCTGATGCTCTGGACTCGGCAGtgtctctgctgccctgcaggtgGCGCTATATGAAGCTGAGACGCTCCAGCTCAGTTCTGTTGTTGCCCGTAGGTGGGCGGCTAGGGAGGGCAGTCACATCTAGGCATGCTTTGCCCACCTTGACCTTCTAGCcatggatctcaaagccctttacataTAATGACAATGCCTGCAAGGTGGGTGCATGCCATTATCACTATTGTGCCACAGGGGAAACTGGGTCATGGCAAGAGAAAGTGACTGGCCTGAGGTTACACAATAATTCAGTGGTAGACATGGGAATGGAACCAGGAATCCCGACTCCCACCACCTTGTTCTGTCTCCTTAACCCCTGACCCCTTTGTGTACACCAGTGACCATGTTATCAGCCTGGGAGGACATCAGGGCCCCGTCACCCACTGTGTGAACCTTATGGGGACTCTAAGTCATGATGAGCCCCCAGACCAATCCTGACCCCACGTGAATTGCTGCTACTGATAcctggggaactcattgccacaaggcaCTCCTGAGACAGAACCAAGAAGGATCCAAATAAGTACGAGACATTTAGGTGAATAATATCTGCAGTCCCACAAGCTAAAATGGACATGTATAAAGGTCATGCACCCTCCTGCTTCAGGACTAACTGcctaggaagaaacttcccttttGGACATGGTCCTGCCCGATTGGTCATTGCACTGTCCTCGGAACGagctggcactggtcactgtgaGAGGCAGAATCCTGGACTCGATGGGCTACTGGGCTTCTGTGATTTGACAGTTCCTACATTCCTGTATCTGACCCTGTGTGTGATTTCTCCGCACCTCTACCCTCTCCAATCCTAACCCTATGGACTCTGACCCCTTGTAGACTCTGGCCTTGGGTGCAGGCCCTGGATGTGCTCTCACTCTAGGTGATCTCTAGGTGTCTTCTTAACCCTCCAGAGTCTATGGGGTCCCCCTGTGTAGCCCATGAGATGTCCAGACACTTTCCAATCCTGCATCTCATGTTGCTCGTGTCACAGTGTGCAGCCACCCTTCACAGTCACTCCGCCTGTCTGGCACATTGGTTAGGAACTGACGATGGCTTTCAGACCCGCTCCTCCTCCCTTCTGGATATCACACCCCTTGTTGGGCATTGCTCCCAAGCATGGCATGTCCTTCTCTGCTTACTCCATGTGGCACTCCCCTCACAGTCTCAGTGCAACGCACAGCAGCCGCCCTCTCAACCCTCATCACCTCCCCTCCACATACCCAACAGGGTCCAATCGGTCTCCAGAAACTTACTGGTGATCTCCTGTCACTCCTTCTCCATGTgcctgccccagagctggctcTCGTCACTAAGGGTGGCTTCCCAGTGGCATTCAGACTCCGGAGCAGCCAGTGGGCAGCTGGTTTGAAATGCAGGAGTGGTTGGCTAGTGATAGGAATGGCAGCAGGCGACTCATTCTCACAGAGAGctgagagggaggaaggaaggccaCTGAGAGCTAACCCCACCCTTTCAGTTCCCTTTTTTGGTTTCTGACTTTAGCCAGTAGCTTTGTTTCCTCTTGATCCCACAGGCAGCCTCCAACAGTGCCACCATGAGTCCTATGCAGAGAGGGCACCAGCGCAAGGCCAAGGGGTTGGCCTGTGAGTGGCAGGAGGTGTGTCTGCAGAAAGGCAGGGTGGGACAATGGGCAGGGGCACAGCAATGGAAGGAGAGGGACACAGGGCATAGGCAGGATGAGGGAGGACAGATGGAGCGACAAAGGTCAGACAGACGTCAGACAGACAATAAAAGGGAGATCAGATGGAGAGACAGCACAGGCAGGCAAGATAGAAGAGGACAGGCAGAGGAGCCGGACAAGAGAGAACAGGGCAAGACAGATGAGAAATGTGGAACAGTTGGGTGGAgacagtaagggtatgtctacacagcaataaaataCACGTGGCTGGCCCAGATCATgtgacttgggctcgtggggctgaaaaattgcagtgtggacatttgggctcagggggagggtcccagaatccgggctccagcccaagcctgaacatctatactgcaattttatagcccagctgacccgggccaggtGTGGGAGTTTtatcccagtgtagacatacccttggagctCCCTCCCCATGTGGGACAAAGGGAtgtgttgggggagaggggcagagccagCCGCTCCACATGTAAGGCAACGGGGACTGTAGGGGTGAGAGGGGCAGAGACAGCCCCTACTAATGTTCCGTATTTAACTGGAGCTTtctggagctggaggcagagacaTGGCCAGACACTTCCTCCTACTGAGTCATTAGCTAAGGGTAATTTTTTGCTGTTGATAAAAATGGTAACATAAGAGGAAATACACTTCTGCATTTTTGCTGCCTTGGCAGTATTATGAATTTCTTTGTCATTTAAGGATTTCATTCCCCAGCAGACACCCTGTTGGTATGGGATGGAATGACTTGCACCTTTGCACGCGTTCTGTCTGTGGAAAGGGTTGGTAACACTCAGGAATAATGCACAGGGCAATTTTACTCCACAAACTACATCCATTTCCCTGAAGAACATACCGAAATCCCCAAGCAGGGGAGCTGAACTCTGCACAGCCGCACCTGAGACCAGCAACTGCCAATGACTCCAGTGTCATCTCTCAGGGTCAGGCCCCTAGGGCCTCATATACAACTAGAGAACCCCCAACTATACCCAGAGGCTGTGGGTGCAGTGTAAATACAGACATGCCTGCACACAAGTCATGCAGTGTATCTGGCATGTGCAATGCACCTTTTGTACATACAGCTGAGACATTTCACTGTCACACAGAACCCTTTCCAGCACCCTCTGCCACACGCTGGACGGGAGCTCAACCAATCCGAGGCTCCCCTTCGTCTTTATGGCCCATACTGGCCCAGCCAGGATCTTTCCCAACCAATGAAGGGTCTCCTTTCATCCTTCTCGGCAATACCTGCTTCTCTCCAGTAGGTGGCGCACAGCTCGCTGCTGCCACACTCCATGGGCGCCACCCGGCGCTCTGGTTCGCCCCTTTCACTCGATTGTTCCGCCCTAGTGTTTATTCTCTTCCGCTTCCGGGTCAGGTTCCTTCTTTCCGTGCAGTCGCTGCCGCTGCTGGCAGGATGGTGAGCGGGGGCTGCTCTGGGTGTATCCGCCGCCATCCGCCTCGGGGACCGCCCGCCTGAGCCCGGGGCCGGGCCACATGCTTCGGGGAGCCGCTGTGGAGGGACTCGGCCGGGGCCGATCCGGGAGATCCCGCCGCGGCTCGGGCGGGTGGGACCGGGCCGGGCCCTGTCCGCTCCCGGGTGCGAGGAGAGGCAGGAGGGGGTCGCTGGCCCCAGGGAGCGAGCGGAGCCAGCGTCTCCCCTCTGTTAGCCGAGCCCGTGGGGGGCGGGCATGGGCCGGGGGCGCTCACCCGGCACTGCTGGCTGCACTGCTCGGGGCTGGGCGGCATCTCCCACCTCCCCTCGCTTTACCTGCTGTGCCGGGGCAGTGGGATTGGTGGGCACCGCCCGCCTGTGCCGGGAGAGAGGCACTCGTGTACTGGCTGTAATCACAgttgcggggggggcagggcagggtgacaTTGCTCATGCTTAGCCCTGCTTTGGCTGCCATGCTCGGACGCCCAGGCAGATTACATGGCAATTATTCTAACATGCTGCACTGTTCTCTGCTAGGTGAACGTCCCCAAAACCCGCAGGACTTACTGCAAGAAATGTGGCAAGCACCAGCCCCACAAAGTGACCCAGTACAAGAAGGGCAAGGACTCTCTCTATGCTCAGGGTAAGGGGCAGATCAGTGCATTTCTAGACTCCTGGCTCCCAATGGAAAATTAATTTATTACTCTGAGATATGTCACCAATGTGGACAGTAATGGGGTTATGATTAGTACTGGCAGTGGGAGCCCAGGGGGTTTGAATCCCAGCTCTAATGTATTGCTCCTGAGGTAATAAACACATGGGATAATGGAGTGGATATGTGTGGAGAATTTGTTAGGTTTCACAACTGTTTAACAATCTATAGTGATTATGGGGTGGAGGCTTCCAGGATCCTTGGACATTCGTGAGTTTCAACTGTTGGCCTGAATAGTTTTGTTTCTTCCCCATAGGAAAGAGGAGATATGATCGGAAGCAGAGTGGTTATGGTGGTCAGACAAAGCCTATCTTCCGTAAGAAGGTGAGCATGCTAAAGGGAAGAGGGTGTTGAAACTCTCTGGTCAATTTCATGTGCTCTGGTAAAGAGAGGTAATTCAGAGGACTCCTATAGCCTTGCATGATGTTTGTTGAGTAGAGACTCATAGCATGTGTAGGTAACCTTGGTTAGGGTTGTCAGTGCCTGTTGGCATGGGTCTAGACTGGGTGCAGTGAGTGTAATCTTGCTGTTCTTGAGGCTCAGCAACTTGTATTGATGACAGGTTTTGCCCGTTTGTGCCTGAATTCATTTCTTTCCTCTGCTGCTCCTTGGCCAAATGGGAAATTTTTCCTCATGGTAGATTGAAATAGCATGGCTTTGTCTAGTgtaggggttggcaacctgcggcacgtgtgccaaaggcggcatgcgagctgatttttactgctgctgccagccggggttctggctgctggcctgggtgGATGGAACCCTAGGCTGGCAGCAAGCTGAGTcggggccgggaccccggctggcaacgGAACCCCAGACCGATAGCAGTTCAcctgctgccagccagggtcctggccgccggccccttgccagccggggtgaACAGAACCCACacccggcagcaggctgagcggggctggtggtcgggaccctggctggcaggagccggcagaaccccagactggcagcaggtgagccgctgccagtctggggttctgtctgccaccccgctcagcctgctgatGGTCTGGGGTTTCGGCTGCCGGGCCTGCTCCCCTTGCTGcaggtctggggttccagccgcccggcctcctgccagctggggtccaggcctctggccctgctcagctagcccagggctctgctcctggttgGGGCCCAGTGCTCTGCAGCCACTCTGGGGTaccggcagccagcccagggctctgcagccacccccagcttctaaaaaaaatcttgcatgtctaccacccccagaaagggcatcttgcaccccaggttaagaaccactgcactaaactgataagatctgcattttaattaaattttaaatgaagcttcttaaatatttttaaaatcttgtgtACTTTACATatagcaatagtttagttatataatatagatttatagagagacacctaaaaacgttaaaatgtattactggcacgcaaaaccttaaattagagtgaataaatgaagactcggcacagcacttttgaaaggttgctgacccctggtctagagagtGGGTACATCACACTTCTGGGCTGGCCAATGTGTCTTGAATGACAGAAGGGAATGGCTGTCCCACTGACTTTTTTAAAGTGACATAATGGGGATAGAAATTAAATTACCCCTTTCACTTGCTCATATTGCTGATATCTTAAATCATCAcaactgaaataattttaaaaatccaatatcTATAAACAGTGTCAACACAGATTTACTattataactattttggttaggaatatgatttttgctttaaaaaaaaaaagttatacagTGTAACAAttgtgtagcccaggcctaagacTATATGTTAAAGGTGATCTCTAGGGGGGAAATGGGTTTGTACCCTCTTTCACTGCTTCATAGGTATAAAGGCTGTCTGGAGAACTactcttatttaaaaaatgcatggGGAGATTTACTTTTGTTTTAACCATAGAAATATCCGGAGTGTCATGTCTGGTTTTCTGTTTTTTGCTAGAAGATTCATTAGATGTCTGATAATGGGGACTGGTGAACTCAGCGTATCATCTTAGTTTTCTGGTCCTCTCTCGGCTTCCAGGAAAAagattgcatctgaagaagtgggtattcacccacgaaagctcatgctgcaaaacgtctgttagtctataaggtgccacaggattttttgctgcttcTAGGAAAAAGATTGGAATttctaatgtaattttaaaaacaaagcagaaTTAGCCCCATAactttttttccaggtcattatAACTAACAGAGGCACAACTCAGACTTTTTCATTTGCAGGTCGTCTTTTAAGACTGGTGGCTTTTCAGTGTAGCTTGGGTCTATTAGGAGCATAGGGAGAGACATTGCAAAGTAGCTTTAGCATGCTGGCTGTGTGGCACAGTTGGTGACTGCCGTATGGATTGGAGTCCTTGGGTAACAAGCAGAAGGATGGGTGTGTTCAGTGTGGTTTCATGTCTGCCAGAACGATAATATAATCTGGTTTGCTTGGTAGTATTGGAAACCATTGTTTGAGTAGCCAGTGGTAAAAGGAATGCTGCTGGTTAGGATTACCAGTAATCTATAGGACCCAGACTAGAACCTGTGGACGGACAGAATATTGCAGGCCAGGACTGAAATGTGGTAACAGATCTGTGCTGGGAAACTGGCCTCATGGCTTTGTCAGCTCTGTGCTCTTCATTCCGAATAGGAAGTTGAGTTTGTTCCCAGATTTCTTGTCTCCAAAGTCCCAAGGCTGCTGGGTTTTTGTTCCCAAAAGGCCTTGGAGCACCTAGCCTGCTGTGTACATCATGACGAACTGTTCCTCTCTAGGGCTAAATGATGGCTGGCTTTGCCTGTTACTGGGAA
Encoded proteins:
- the RPL36A gene encoding 60S ribosomal protein L36a, whose amino-acid sequence is MVNVPKTRRTYCKKCGKHQPHKVTQYKKGKDSLYAQGKRRYDRKQSGYGGQTKPIFRKKAKTTKKIVLRLECVEPNCRSKRMLAIKRCKHFELGGDKKRKGQVIQF